The following is a genomic window from Phycisphaerae bacterium.
ACCGCATGGACAGCGTCGTAGACATCGCCCTGCTGGAACACTGCCTCCGCGACGACCTCAACCGGCGGGCCCCGCGCGCCATGGCCGTGCTCCGCCCCCTCAAGGTCGTGATCGACAACTACCCCGACGACCAGGTCGAGAATCTCGACGCCGTCAACAACCCCGAGGACCCGGCCGCCGGCACACGCAAAGTGCCCTTCTCCAAGGTGCTTTACATCGAACAAGACGACTTCCGCGAGATCCCCCCACCCAAGTTCTACCGCCTCTCGGTCGGCAAGGAAGTCCGCTTCCGATACGCCTACTTCCTCACCTGCCGGAACGCGATCAAGGATCCGGCCACCGGCCAAGTGATCGAGCTGCACTGCACCTACGACCCCCAAACCCGCGGCGGCGACTCGCCCGACGGCCGTAAGGTCAAGGCCACCATCCACTGGGTGTCCGCCACCCACGCGGTCGACGCCGAGCTGAGACTCTACGACCACCTCTTCACCCGGCCCGATCCCGACGACGTACCCCAGGGCCAGGACTACAAGGCCAACCTCAACCCCAAGTCGCTCGAAACACTCAGGGGCTGCAAGCTGGAACCCAGCCTGGCCAACGCCTCCCCTGGCAGCAAATACCAGTTCGAACGCCAGGGATACTTCTGCGTGGACAAGGACTCCAGTCCAGGTGCACTGGTCTTCAACCGGACGGTGTCGCTCAAGGACTCCTGGGCGAAAGTCGAAAAGGCACGGTCCAGCTGATCCACGCGAACCGATACCCCCCTCCTGGCCCACGTCGTCCCTGGCACGCGAGCGGGCCAACAGTCAACGCGCAAGCTGCACTTCCGCCGGGGCTCCCTCAGGCGTCCGCCAGCGACGGCCTGCAAAGCACCCCTGCGACTGCTCACGGAATACGTTACTGAGTCATGGCCCAACGAAATGGCCGCCCGACCATTCAAAAGGCCTGCGAGCCCACGTGCAACCCACACCCTTCGATGCTATCTTGTCGCAGGACTCATGGCCGGGACACTCGTCCCAGTCGATGCGAACACGAGACACGAAAGCGGCTACAATGCCACCCGATGGAGGCCGGCCCAGGAAAACAAGGAATGCCCCACAAGCACCCTAAAGGCCCAGTACCCACCATCCTGCACATCGACGACCACCTGCTGGTCATCGACAAGCCCGCAGGCATCGTGTCCGTCCCCGGCCGGGAAAAAGAAAACTGCTTGCCCGCCTTGCTCCGCTCGAGCGGGCTGGTACCGCTCGACGAACCCTGCCATACCGTTCACCGCCTGGACCGCGACGCCAGCGGCACGATCGTCTTCGCCCGAACACCACAGGCCCAGCGCGCACTCACCGAGCAATTCATGAACCGAACCATCGACAAGGTCTATCTCGCCCTCGTCCAGGGACACGTCATGGCCGACGGCGAAATCAACCTGCCCATCCTGACCGACCCCAGCGGAACCCGAGCCGAGGTCAGGGCCCTCGGTGGCAAACCCTCACGTACCCTCTTCCGCGTCGTCGAACGCGTGGCAGGTAACACCCTCCTGGAATGTCAACCACTGACCGGACGGATGCACCAGATCCGCGTCCACATGGCCGCGATCGGCCATCCCCTGTCCGTCGACCCCCTCTACGGCCACACGACCGGCCTGATGCTGTCATCGCTCAAGACAGACTACCATCCCAGCACCCGCCACGAAGAAAGACCACTCATCGGGCGACTGTCGCTCCACGCCGCCCGGATCAGGTTCATCCATCCGGCAAACGGAGAGCCGGTCACCTTCGAGGCTCCACTCCCGAAGGATTTTCGAACAACCCTGAACCAGTTGCGCCGGCTGTGAGAAACCGTCGATCCGGCCACGGCGGCCACCCCCCCCATCCGACCGGTCGGGATCCACCCACGATGGAAAGCTGCCCTCATGACTCCGCGAGTATCGACCGCCCCGCGTTCTGCGTCAGTAGGGTGAGCATGATTTCCGTGGCTTGGTAGAGCTGATCGAGATCCAGATACTCGTCGGCGGTATGAGCCTGGGCAATGTCGCCCGGGCCGATCAGTACCGAGGGAATGCCAGCGCTGCTGAACGGACCGCTGTCCGCAAAGTAGTTCACCCCTCGCGGCCCCTCCTGACCGTTGGCTTCGCGACACAGATCCAGCAGCCGGCGCGCCAAGGGCCCATCGACCGGGGTGTCCAGCGGGGCGAGCGTACGGACGCTCTCAATCGCGAAACACCGCTCGTCGCCCACATACGCAGCCAACATCCGTTCAAAATCCGCCAGCAGCTCCGACGAGGCCTTCCAGGGAATCAGCCGGCTGTCGATGAAGGCCCGACATCGGGCCGGAATGATGTTGCCCTTCGCCCCTCCCTGGATGAGCGTAACCTGGGCCGTTGAACGACCAAGCAGCGGATGGCTGACCTGCCGGATGTACTCCAGCCACGGACCATGCGTGAACTCAACCACCCTGGCCATCAGATCGATGGCGTTCACCCCACGGTCGGGCACAGAGGCGTGACAGGAACGGCCGCGGGTCTCAACCTCCATCCATAACGGACCTTTGTGGCAGGTCACCAGTTCACACCCCGTCGGCTCGCCAACGATCGCCGCGTCAGCCCGAAATCCGTAGTCCATCAGGGCCGCCGCCCCGTCACACCCCGTCTCCTCGCTCATGCTCGCCACAAAGTAGATCTGGTCGGCCGGCAACATGTCCCCATGGTAGGCCAACTCCAGTGCAGTCAGGAAGGCGGCCATCGAACCCTTGGTGTCGCATGTCCCCCGACCGTACATCCGCCCGTCACGCACCTCGGCGGCAAAAGGCTCTACCGTCATCCCCTCGACGGTCACCGTGTCCAGATGAGCCTCGAGCACCAGCCGCTTACCCGTGACCCTCTCCCGCCAGTGGGCAATCAGGTTGGGCCGACCCGGGAAAACCTCCTGACGCGCGACGGTCATGCCCATACGCCGAAGACGGTCGCTCACGAAATCGGCAATCCGCTCCTCAGTTCGGTCCCGGTTGGCCTGCTCCGTCGAGGTGACCGCACTGTCAATCCGCACCAAATCGGCCAGCAGCCCCCGGACCCGATCCTTCTCCATCTCGCTGAGACGTTCCATACCCGGCGATTGTACCGGTGAACCCGGCTCTCGTCAGCGACCCGGGTCAGGAACCTCGAGAAATGCCAGATCATCCCTGCCTAGGTCAAGCAGGGCCACCGTGGGTACCGACACCCGGTGCAGCGCGCCCGGATTGATGATCCGCAGGGTACCCCGCCGATAGTCGTCACGCTGGTGGGTGTGACCGTGAAACAGGTAGTCGTGACGACCAGAATCGGCCGCCGCCTGGATCCCGGGTTCATGGCCATGGAAAACCGCCACCTTCCTGCCGGCAAGAGTCAGACTCAACGGCCCGTCCGGCCAGGGCAGACCCAAAGCCCTCACATGATGCTCCCAACTCGGCCAGGGACGGTCGGTATTGCCCCAGACGAACCAGCATCGCCAACCCAGCAATTCATCAAGGACTTCAAGCCCGCCAACGTCCCCGCAGTGCACGACGCCCTGCGCCCCCGCCACCTTCAAAACCGCCAGGGCCTGGCGCACCAGGGCCACCCGACCATGGCTGTCAGACATGATCCCCAGCCTCATTCGCACTCCCCATGGCTCATTTGCCTGCGGGCAGGATTGCCCGTAGCATATCCCCTTTCGCCGTCGGGCTTAAGGCCAGATCGGCAATCCGCCGGCCAGGAGCGGTCCGGCACGGACGCATGGGGTAATGAACGCATGTTCGCCATTATCAGCGACATTCACAGCAACATCGAGGCCCTGAACGCGGTCCTGGCCGACATCGAGACCCGCGGCGTCGATAAGATCGTCTGCCTCGGCGACATCGTGGGATACGGCCCCAACCCCTGCGAGTGCGTCGACCTCGTCATCGAACGCTGCGAATTCGCCATCTGCGGCAACCACGACCATGCCGTGTTCTACGAGCCCTATAATTTCAACGTCGGAGCGGAACGAGCCTGCTACTGGACCCGGCAAATCCTCGAGGACGAACCCAAGAAGGCCCTTCGAGACCGGAGATGGGAATTCCTCGGCAAACTACCCGTTCGGGCGGTCTATGAGGATATGCTCTTCGTCCACGGCTCGCCCCGCCGACCAGTCAACGAGTACCTTTTCGCCGACGACGTCTACTCCAACCCCCACAAGCTCATGGCCAACTTCGAACGCCTGCAGAACATCGCATGCTTCATCGGGCACACCCATGTCCCGGGCGTTTTTGTTGACGACCCCTATTTCGAATCACCCGAAGAATTGGCCGAACCGGGCGTCTACGAATTAGCCGAGGATGACAAGGTCATCATCAACATCGGCAGCGTCGGTCAGCCCCGGGACCGGGACCCGCGGGCTGCCTACGGGTTGGTCGATGACGACGGCCGGGTGGAGTTCCTCCGCGTCGAATACGACATCGAGAAGGTGGTTCACAAGATCCTGAACACCCCGGAATTGGACGACTTCCTCGGACACCGGCTGCTTGAAGGCCGCTAGCCGGTATCCATGCGGGCCCCCGGCAAGAATCGATAGCCCTGCACGACTGAGAAGGTGACGATGCAATCCCGAAGAACGATTTATGCCCTCTTCGCCTCTGTGGCGGTCTTCTATCTCTGGATGCTCATCGCCCAGAAATACTTCATCAAGCCCCAGCCGCCCTCAGCCACCCAGCCCGCCGCCACCCAGACGGCAACTACCCAGGTCTCCGAACCGTTCGCCACCACCAGACCGGCCGGCACTACCCCAACCAGCGCCGAAGCCTCCATCGCGGCCACCACCGAGCCAGCCACCCCCTCGACCGGCCAGGTCCAGGTCGTCGGCGGCGAGGACCAGACACCTGTCGTCCTCGGCAGCACCCGGCCGGGCGGCCCGTTCCCCATGGCCGTCCAGATCCTGCCACGCGGCGCAGCCATCAGCACCGTCGAGCTTCGTGACCACGACAAGAGCATCGAACACAAGGCCCCCTACCCGCTACTGTCACCCCTGGTCGCCTCAGACCCCATGGGCCGTGAACAGGCCCTCCCTTCCTTTGTCACCCCCAAGGTGCGATTCGAAAACCTCGGCCTCGATGTGGATCTCGATCGCATCACCTGGAAGGTGGAATCGACCACCACGAATGAAGTCGTCTTGTCCGCCCGCGTCCAGAGACCGGATCGCAAACCGATCGCCCGACTGGTGAAAACCTACTCCCTCGCCAACCAGCTGCCCAACCCCGACGTGCCCGCGAACCGGACCTACGATCTGGGCCTGTCCCTCAAGATCGAGAACCTCAGCGAGAGCAACCTTGAAGCTATCATCGTCCAGCAAGGACCACTCGGGATGCGCAAGGAAAACTCACGCGCCGAAGACCGCAGCCTTCTCGCAGTCTATTGGGAACAGGGCAAGCTGGTCAACAAGAGCTGCGTTCGCTCCGATGTGATCAGCAAAAAGCTCACCCTCCTGGCCAAGGATAGCGATGCCGGCGGTACCCGCGTCGCCTGGACCGCCCAGAGCAATATGTACTTCACCTGCATCGTGGCCCCCCGCGACCGAACTTCGCCCGAGGATCGGCCCCGCTTCGCCTCCGTCGAGGCGGCTGCGCTCACCCCCGATGCCGTCAACCGCGTCGAGGACCTGACCTTCCGCTACATCACCACACCAATCAGCATCGCCAAGGGCGGCAGCCAGGAAGTGAATTTCGACTGCTACATGGGACCCAAATCAAAGGAAGCCTTCGAGAAAAACGCAACCTACCGCCAGCGAGACTACTACCAGGTCATCGCCCAGGCCTTCTACTTCTGCGCCCCCGCAAGCCTGGTCAGCCTGATGATGAACCTGCTCAACGTGTTCCACAAAATCCCCCCCCACAACTACGGTATCGCCATCATCGTGCTCGTCCTGGTCGTGCGGGCAGTGCTCCACCCCATCACCAAGAAGAGCCAGGTCAATATGTTCAAGATGCAGAAACAGCAGGCCACCCTCCAGCCCAAGATAGCCGCCCTTCGCGAGAAGTACGGCAACGACAAGGCCAAGCTGCAGCAGGCCACCATGCAGGTGTATAGCGAGGCGGGCATCAACCCCGCTGGCACCATCCTCTCCTGCCTGCCCCTGATGCTGCAGATCCCCATCTGGGGCGCCCTCTGGACCGCCCTCGCCTGCACCGTGGACATGCGCCACGCCCCCTTCGACGGCTGGTGGATCAAGGACCTCGCCGGCGCCGATGCCATCTACACCTTCAGCAAGCCAATCGAGATCCCGCTCCTCTCCTATCTCATGGGCGGCCCCATGGAGTCCATCAATATCCTGCCCATCCTGCTGGGAATCTCCCAAATCCTCCAAACCAAATACATGCCCCACAGCAGTACGCCCCAACAGAAGGGGGCTGCTCATGACCAGATGGAGCAGCAGCGCAAGATGATGATGTTCATGAGCGTCTTCTTCATCTTCCTGCTCTACAACGCTCCATCCGGCCTCAACCTGTACATCGCGTCAAGCA
Proteins encoded in this region:
- a CDS encoding RluA family pseudouridine synthase, which translates into the protein MPHKHPKGPVPTILHIDDHLLVIDKPAGIVSVPGREKENCLPALLRSSGLVPLDEPCHTVHRLDRDASGTIVFARTPQAQRALTEQFMNRTIDKVYLALVQGHVMADGEINLPILTDPSGTRAEVRALGGKPSRTLFRVVERVAGNTLLECQPLTGRMHQIRVHMAAIGHPLSVDPLYGHTTGLMLSSLKTDYHPSTRHEERPLIGRLSLHAARIRFIHPANGEPVTFEAPLPKDFRTTLNQLRRL
- a CDS encoding M20/M25/M40 family metallo-hydrolase, producing the protein MERLSEMEKDRVRGLLADLVRIDSAVTSTEQANRDRTEERIADFVSDRLRRMGMTVARQEVFPGRPNLIAHWRERVTGKRLVLEAHLDTVTVEGMTVEPFAAEVRDGRMYGRGTCDTKGSMAAFLTALELAYHGDMLPADQIYFVASMSEETGCDGAAALMDYGFRADAAIVGEPTGCELVTCHKGPLWMEVETRGRSCHASVPDRGVNAIDLMARVVEFTHGPWLEYIRQVSHPLLGRSTAQVTLIQGGAKGNIIPARCRAFIDSRLIPWKASSELLADFERMLAAYVGDERCFAIESVRTLAPLDTPVDGPLARRLLDLCREANGQEGPRGVNYFADSGPFSSAGIPSVLIGPGDIAQAHTADEYLDLDQLYQATEIMLTLLTQNAGRSILAES
- a CDS encoding metallophosphoesterase family protein, with amino-acid sequence MSDSHGRVALVRQALAVLKVAGAQGVVHCGDVGGLEVLDELLGWRCWFVWGNTDRPWPSWEHHVRALGLPWPDGPLSLTLAGRKVAVFHGHEPGIQAAADSGRHDYLFHGHTHQRDDYRRGTLRIINPGALHRVSVPTVALLDLGRDDLAFLEVPDPGR
- a CDS encoding metallophosphoesterase family protein — translated: MFAIISDIHSNIEALNAVLADIETRGVDKIVCLGDIVGYGPNPCECVDLVIERCEFAICGNHDHAVFYEPYNFNVGAERACYWTRQILEDEPKKALRDRRWEFLGKLPVRAVYEDMLFVHGSPRRPVNEYLFADDVYSNPHKLMANFERLQNIACFIGHTHVPGVFVDDPYFESPEELAEPGVYELAEDDKVIINIGSVGQPRDRDPRAAYGLVDDDGRVEFLRVEYDIEKVVHKILNTPELDDFLGHRLLEGR
- a CDS encoding YidC/Oxa1 family insertase periplasmic-domain containing protein, which codes for MQSRRTIYALFASVAVFYLWMLIAQKYFIKPQPPSATQPAATQTATTQVSEPFATTRPAGTTPTSAEASIAATTEPATPSTGQVQVVGGEDQTPVVLGSTRPGGPFPMAVQILPRGAAISTVELRDHDKSIEHKAPYPLLSPLVASDPMGREQALPSFVTPKVRFENLGLDVDLDRITWKVESTTTNEVVLSARVQRPDRKPIARLVKTYSLANQLPNPDVPANRTYDLGLSLKIENLSESNLEAIIVQQGPLGMRKENSRAEDRSLLAVYWEQGKLVNKSCVRSDVISKKLTLLAKDSDAGGTRVAWTAQSNMYFTCIVAPRDRTSPEDRPRFASVEAAALTPDAVNRVEDLTFRYITTPISIAKGGSQEVNFDCYMGPKSKEAFEKNATYRQRDYYQVIAQAFYFCAPASLVSLMMNLLNVFHKIPPHNYGIAIIVLVLVVRAVLHPITKKSQVNMFKMQKQQATLQPKIAALREKYGNDKAKLQQATMQVYSEAGINPAGTILSCLPLMLQIPIWGALWTALACTVDMRHAPFDGWWIKDLAGADAIYTFSKPIEIPLLSYLMGGPMESINILPILLGISQILQTKYMPHSSTPQQKGAAHDQMEQQRKMMMFMSVFFIFLLYNAPSGLNLYIASSNFFGIIEQWRIRKHLAVLENRHAQEQALRKTDDQPRPKSWLQQKWDRLSKEIEDAKKIESTRKKK